Below is a genomic region from Rosa chinensis cultivar Old Blush chromosome 5, RchiOBHm-V2, whole genome shotgun sequence.
GGTTATAAAGTTCTTTCtttgcaaaagaaacaaataaataaaagattgcaaattaaggaagaattataaatgcaaacaaaacaaatactGACATAATGAACGGCTGTTTAGATTTTTCCTCTTAAACTgacataataaaataaaacaaatactgTATTAAATGAAGATGGTTATGCTTATATTAAACTATAATTTTTGACAAATTAAGTAAGCTAATTAATGTCATTGCTTTCTTTTGTAAAGGTGACGGTCAGTTCGTGGAGATCATCAGATCCATAATCCATAAATTGGGTGAGTAGAGTGGCTTGTCAAACTTTATTTCCATTTATCTCTATCTAACTACCTTAGTCATTGCATGATGAATTTTTTCACGTCTATTGCAGTGCCATATCCTGTACGTGCTGCTTTCGACTACGTGATGCTTGGGCCTTACAAGCTGCTTACCTTATTTGTGGTCTTTTACGGCGGTGAGAGATTCTTGTGGATCACTAAAAGTAGACACATGAAAAATTAAGTATTTAATTTTCATGAACCACTTAATAAAAATTGATGATTCTATGACAATGGATTTGGAAAGAAATAATATTTACCAAGGAAGATGTCAATATTCTTGCAGCAATCACTAAATATCCTTCTCATGGATTACATTTTCTGAACCACACAGGAATATTCGCAGCAGCAAAACTTTCAATTGGCTTTCCATTTGTAATTGCAATACTAATATACAAATGGCGAAGGAGGCACTTGTCAATGTATGACAATATTGAAGACTTTCTGCAGAGTAACAGTAATCTCATGCCGGTAAGGTACTCTTACTCAGAAATCAAAAAGATGGCTAGCGGATTCAAGGACAAATTGGGTGAAGGAGGCTTTGGCACCGTGTACAAGGCAAAACTCTGCAGTGGTCGCCTTGTGGCCATCAAGATTTTGAGTAAGTCGAAAACTAATGGGCAAGATTTTATCAATGAGGTTGCTACTATCGGAAGGATTCACCATGTTAATGTGGTGCGACTTATAGGCTTCTGTGTTGACCGTTCAAACCGTGCACTTGTTTATGATTTCATGTCAAATGGCTCTCTTGACAAGTACATTTTTTCTCAGCAAGGTGCTATCTCCTTAAGCTGTGAGAAAATATTTGAGATTGCAGTTGGAGTGGCTCGTGGAATCCAATATCTCCATCAGGGATGTGACATGCGAATTTTGCATTTTGACCTCAAACCTCACAACATTCTTCTTGACGAAAATTTTACTGCCAAGGTTTCTGATTTTGGATTAGCAAGGCTGTACCCATTGGATAATAGCATTGTGTCTTTGACTGCAGCAAGAGGAACCATAGGATACATGGCTCCAGAGTTATTCTACAAAAACATTGGAGGTGTATCATACAAAGCGGATGTGTATAGTTTTGGTATGTTAATGTTGGAAATGGCTGGTAGAAGGAAGAACTTGAATGCAGCCATAGATCATTCAAGCGAATTTAGCCATATCTACTTTCCTACATGGGTTTCTGATCAATTGAACCAAGGGAAGGAGATCGAAATAGGAGATGCCACTGAAGATGAAATGAAAATCATAAAGAAGATGATCATAGTGGCATTGTGGTGCATACAAATGAAGCCTATTGAACGCCCTTCAATGAGCAAAGTAGTAGAAATGCTTGAAGGAGAAATTGAGAGCCTACAAATACCTCCAAAGCCTTTCTTATATCCACAGCAAATGCCAGTAAATGATGTTGAGGACAATTTAAGTACTACATGTGCATCAAGAATGACACAATCTACAGAGATCAATTTGAGTGCAGATGCAAATTTAGTGAATTTATATTTGTCAATAAGTGGATGTAAGGGCCGTGAAACTTCTCTATAAATTTGATAGCATAAAAACATTAttagtttgttttaatgtaTGAACACCACTAATTTTTCCTTCGATTGCTGTCTTTCATGGTATGCAAATACAATGTCTCAAATTATGAGAAATAAGATCCGTTTGGTTCAGTTCTTTGTGAACTATGATAGTTTCAACACGATTTGCCATTTCTTGATATGcttgaaaatgggttcaccTGAAGGAGTAATGCTTTGCATAGGCAATTTTGGCTTGGAGATATAACAGGGCAGTGGTGATTTCGAGTAAGCTCCTAACTTCGTCAGTGTAGTATGAGAATCAAATCCTTATAAGATTTGTTTTTTGAGGTATCAAATATCAATGGTGTTTAGGTTTTATTGCCATATGGCCGTCCTAAGTCTTTCAGTGCCATAGAATACCTATTTTGCAAAGATTCAGAAGCAGATAACCCTACCCACTTTCATCCGAAGTCATGGAAACACAGAGAAACAATACCTGACACTGTAATTGCTTTGAAAGAGCAGTTCTACTTGCAGCAGCCAACATTGCCTTATGACCATCCAAGACTCTAAAGTCTAGTTCAATAGTCtgcttctgatttttctcttttgctgCAATAAATCGAAATTGTATAGTGAACATGAGACCACAGAGGTAAAAACTGGAAAAACAAGGTAACAACCAACTAAGGAGAGATTGCTTTTCACAAACCCATTCAATTTCTACAATTTGGGCAGAAGGAATAGGATAGCAAACGATGGGTCTTTCTCATTTAGCGCTGGTGCCCGAGTCCGACTTCTCATTTATCAAGAATGGGATGAACTCGGGTATGGTCTTTTCACCCAATTTTCAGGACTATATTAATCTTCTCTCTCACTTTCgaataataaaaacaaagttaATATCAGAAATGGTCTTCAAACTGATACCTGGACTACAAAATTGATCAATTAAGTACTCGAGCTTAAAGGAATGTTCTCTCTTACGTTTTATTTATCCGTTGAATTGTGATTCTTCGCAATTGGGCAACACAGATTATTCTTATGGGTGCTGTTGAGGGCTACCACATTGCCAAAGAACTGCTCGAGGCGTTCATTGACCCATTGCACCCAGGAGACAGCTTAGATCCGTTGGAGCTTGCAGATTAGTTGACCCAGAATACTTTGTGGTTAAAGAGCTTGGGAATAGAGATACCTGTTCTCAAAGTTTGGCATCTTCAGGCGCCTCATTGTAAGAATCTTTTCATATACTCAAAGTCCATGTCCATTTTGAACGAAAATGATTAGCATTTAACTACTTCATGAGTATCAAAGGGTCCCTTCGCTTAGTAAACCCCTCTTAATCTCTTATGCCCCTTTTCTCTAATAAGAGGGCAATGAACAGCCTATATATGAGCATTTGCAGAATGGTAGATCACCAGTAATTGATTTCATGCTCCAGTCCAAAATTAGGAGCGCGTCTGCCACTCAATTTTCTGAATTGACTAGCTCAAGAGCTCTATCTCTTTGTTTCAAGTCTATGGGGGTAGATTGTTAATTGTAAACAGGTCTTTAACAAATGGCAAAACGGCAAGGAAACCAGCCAAGAAAAACAATCTATGCTTCTTGCCACAGCAGCATAGAGGAGATCGATATTAGTTTAGTAGAGTACTCATCTTTCTTCTTGTATATATacaaaaatatacaagtatagctttatttttttgtaagtCAATCTCATCCTAAGAAATACTACTCTGGTTGGACAGAGTAAGAACCAAGCCAAAACGAGTCAAACATAGAAGTTTCATACAGGTATTTCCGCTTAGCGGTCGGACAGCTATGTATCTAATTTCTACTATCCAAACTCCATAATAGACTCACCTTTCCGGTTTCAACATCTGGACTTTGAAGAATCAAATAACACTAAAGGGCTGAGAAGAAGTAATATGAGTTCCACCATTAGCACTCCCAGTGATTTGTCAAACTCGACAAGACATAGAAGCTATGCTTGAATTCAGATACTGCTCGCAATCAGCAGTTAACAGGGAACACTAATCGTCAACGCACAAGAAGGTTAGGCAATACCAAATGGCTCATTAAGCAAATAAATGAGAGTTAGCTTGATGAGGATTTCTAGGATACCTAGGCAGGACTAGCTACTCTCTTGGCTGCGAGGATTAACTCTGCACCCAACACCCGAGTTTCACGCTGCATGTTATATTTGGAGGAAACCGGATAATTCTTACTCAAAAACAGTCCACAACTGCCCTATTCTCCTCACTCAATAATCAGCATCATTCAAATTGGGTTATAAAGACTACAtcaattataacaaaataacTATTTCAAACATGGATCAAACCAGAAACAACCGAAAGTCCATACTGCTATTAAATCCATATGTCGGGTCACTAACCACTAAAATATCGCATACCTTGGTCCTAAACTAATAACAATCAGAATAATAAGGTCAGAAATATCAAATTACTGAAcagaacaaacaaaagaattgaaGTTAAACTCTATACAGCAATTGAACCTAACCCCATCAATCTCAAGCTACTAATCTCATTAGTAAAAACTCATGCTCTACATATCAATATCAATTGCCCCATTTCGAAACCGTGAGAATTGGAGAAATGTAAGAACTCAGGTGAGAGATAAAACCAGTCAACAGATTGCATCACTCACTCAGACAGCAACGCCGCATTCTCTACCTCCGCCGGTCATCATCCCGGTCCCATTATTCGAAATCGTAACCGGCACGTCACGGCACAGCACCCTCAGCAGCCGCCGCCTCAGCCTCCACCCGCCTTTCCGGAACTGAACCCTCGCCAGCAGCTTGATATTGAAACTCACCGCCCCACGCGCCGCCCTGTCCGCGTCGATCCCACTCGCCACCCTGTCGCCGACGAACGAGTTCGCCGCGGAGAAGGTCGCGTTCACGGCGCTGCGGACTCCCGGAACGGCGGGATTTGGGTCTCGGAAATGAAGCCGGAGCGGTAGAAGACGGAGGAGCCGATCTCGTCGTACTCGATGGTCATCTTCTTGTTGGGGTTGAAGACGTCGAAGCCTACGGACCAGGTGCCGGTGAGGGACTGGCGGGAGGAGGAGACGTTGAGGTTGGTGACGGTGAAGGAGTCGACTCGGAAGTCGGGGATCTTGGGGCGGAGGATGAGCCAGATCATGAGGAGGAAGGAGCCGATGATGACGAAGAGGAAGACCATGGCGATGATGAAGCAACCTTTTCCAAATCATTTTCACAAACGTTTCCTTaacacaatttcaattcaaaCTTTGATTCCAAATATCGATCCAGATCACAAATTCATTAACGGACCAATTTCCATCTTTTAATTTATATATCGATCTCAAGCTATCACAACGACGATCATTTGGTATCACTTAACACACAAACGAGTAGATTCTAACTCCAAGGCAGAAATAAATCAAGAACATCTCTTTCCAAAATCTCGACTTTACCTTCAGGGAGTATAATTTGCGGGTTGAAACGTTT
It encodes:
- the LOC112203904 gene encoding LEAF RUST 10 DISEASE-RESISTANCE LOCUS RECEPTOR-LIKE PROTEIN KINASE-like 2.5, whose protein sequence is MIMFRTASLLFSVHTVSLLFLQLSSRLQTSWATSECTPSCGNIKISSPFRLQGDPGQCGNKSYEISCEADGTSQSHQAILYLFSGKYYVQAINYNNYTIRLVDAGVHKTKGNHFSNPVYSLSVFNFTSSSVDPYVIKYTSSYDPYFLSYPYRVYPEPFQYGGGDPLTVSLIFLSCTNQMNHSDLFVETAPCIKNTGIHSSSDASLSTVYSYFMLGRLNDDGSPEDLSPAEWGLSCKITLMARVSPPPTPTDKYSKSCQGIYKQLAYGFQLSWVRYGCRENCGPHNICMLTHDNITRFECYKGDGQFVEIIRSIIHKLVPYPVRAAFDYVMLGPYKLLTLFVVFYGGIFAAAKLSIGFPFVIAILIYKWRRRHLSMYDNIEDFLQSNSNLMPVRYSYSEIKKMASGFKDKLGEGGFGTVYKAKLCSGRLVAIKILSKSKTNGQDFINEVATIGRIHHVNVVRLIGFCVDRSNRALVYDFMSNGSLDKYIFSQQGAISLSCEKIFEIAVGVARGIQYLHQGCDMRILHFDLKPHNILLDENFTAKVSDFGLARLYPLDNSIVSLTAARGTIGYMAPELFYKNIGGVSYKADVYSFGMLMLEMAGRRKNLNAAIDHSSEFSHIYFPTWVSDQLNQGKEIEIGDATEDEMKIIKKMIIVALWCIQMKPIERPSMSKVVEMLEGEIESLQIPPKPFLYPQQMPVNDVEDNLSTTCASRMTQSTEINLSADANLVNLYLSISGCKGRETSL